CATCGTCGATATGTTTTATAATACGCTGGGTATGCACGCGGCTGCTACGGTGCTGATGGCCTATTGCCGACCGTTTATTGTTCGGGCACAAATAGACGTGCCAGGCCTCGAATCACGTATCGAATTTTCGCTGAAACAACTAGGCACGGGCGCTTTCTTTCGGTATGTAGCCATTCTGGCACTTATTCATCACACAGCCTTGTTCTTTATTGAAGCCAGTAGCCTGTCGTTGATTATCCCGACACTTATTCGGGTTATTGCCAGCACCTTGTTCACCACATTGAGCATCGTGCTTATCCAGTTCTTCACAAGAAACTAAAGGATGTAGGATATATGATGTAGGGTAAAGTCAGGCAACTACATCATACATTTTATCCCCATTTATCATTTATCGTTCTTATGGCAGAAACACTCATCATCCCGCAAACGACTGACCGGAAGGCCATCTACGAAAGTCTGATCCCACAACTAACCGCCCTGGTCGAAGGAGAGCCTGATTTGGTTGCCAATCTGGCAAATATTGCCGCTGCCCTGAAAGAAGCATTCGGCTTTTTCTGGGTAGGGTTTTATCTTAAAAAGAATGATCAGTTGGTATTAGGGCCTTTTCAGGGACCCATTGCCTGTACGCGCATCCCTTTCAACAAGGGCGTCTGTGGGGCTGCCTATACCCGCAAAGAGACGATTCTGGTACCCGATGTTGAGCAGTTTCCGGGGCACATTGCCTGTAGCTCGGCTTCCAAATCCGAAATTGTCGTCCCTGTATTCGACAATGCCGGAAACGTAACCATGGTGCTGGATGTAGATAGTGACCGGTTAAATGATTTTAGCCCAACCGATGCCGATGGGTTAGAAAAAATCGTTCGCTTAATCACCTCATTGCAAACGACTTAAACCCGACAAACGCAATAGGCTCAATAGCGAAAATTAAGATTATTCTGCCCTTTGTAGCTGTGTGTTAAATACACTTATATCGGTTAAGATGTAATTAAAATCATGGCGTTCGTTAAACCGAACCGCACGATACCCGTCTCATAATCGGATTAACGACAAAAACCATGATTAAGAAACTTATGCTGAGCGGGCTGATGCTTTCGCTCTTATCTCTCCCGTTACTTGCTCAAACGGCCACTTCGGAAGCGCCAGCACAAACTAGCCCACGGATGGGCCGTGGTCGCACTATGCAGTCATATCAGGCGGCTGACCCTGCTACACGCGCTCAACGAATGACCGATCGGATGAAACAACAGCTCGGACTTGACGATGCTACGACCAAAAAGGTATATGATGCCACGTTAGCGCGTGCTCAAAAGGTCGATGCAATCCAGAAAGGTTCAGATGATAATAAGGCAAAAGCACAGTCCCTGAAAGCCAATGCCGACGACTACAAAGCGAAGCTGAAGGCAATCCTGACACCCGATCAGTTTGCAAAACTTGAATCCATGCGAAGCCAAATGCGCAAGGAGCATCGTGGACCGGGCGATGCCAACAACGAACAGGACAACAACTAGTTTTTGCGTCTTTTTGTAGAATAGCAGCCTATTAGGGATCGATCCCCAATGGGCTGCTATTCTATTGTGTACAGTAGCAGTAAAGTTTAGCCCTTCGTTACTTTTTCAGGAAAACAATAGAGTACGCTTATGGCCTCTTTCCTTTCGCGTCGATCCTTTGCCAAACAGGCAGCCCTGGCAACCGCAAGCACCCTGGCAACGCCAACGATTCTTTCTGCTAATCCCTACCAACATAAAGCAGATACCGTGGTATTAGGTCATAATGGGTTTAAATATCGGGTAGTACCGGGATGGGGCGTTTTAGATGCCGCCAAAAATCCTGTCAACGATTGCCATGAGATGGTGCAGGATGCAAAAGGCCGAATAATCCTTCTGACCAACGAGACCAAAAATAACATACTCATCTACGATAAATCCGGCAAACTCCTTGATACCTGGGGGCACGATTACCCCGGCGGTCATGGCCTGACGATTGCCGGCGAAGGCGCTGACCAATACCTGCTCATTGCCGATCCCGAACGTCATCAGGTTATCAAAACGGATTTGACTGGAAGGGAGCTACTGAAAATCGACTATCCCAGAGAAACGGGCAAGTATGATTACCCGACTCTGTTCAAACCCACCGAAACCACCGTCAACCCGGCCAACGGCGATATTTATGTTGTCGATGGATACGGCCTTAATTACGTTATGCAATACGACAAAAACGGTAAACTCATCCGTTTTTGGGGTGGTAAAGGCGAAACCAACGATACCTTCGACTGTTGTCATGGTATTGTTGTGGACCGACGTAATGCCGCCAATCCAATCCTTTTAATCACAGACCGACGGCACAATGCACTGAAGCGCTTTTCGCTGGACGGGAAATACCTCTCGACCATTGCTTTACCCGGTTCATACATTTGTCGTCCGGTCATTCATGGCAATAGCCTATATGGTGCGGTATTCCGTAGTACATCCGATGCGTATCCAGATTCAGGTTATATTACTATCTTAGACAAAAATGACCGAGTTGTATCTACACCGGGCGGAACAGAGCCAGTTTATCAAGATGGGAAATTAGGTGAGCAGCGAAAAGACCGAACCAATTCTCCTTTCCTGCATCCACATGATGTGCTAGTCGATGAAGACGAAAATGTTTATGTAGCTCAGTGGGCTTCTAAAAAAACATATCCAATCAAATTGGAGCGGGTTGCCTGACCTTAATTCCTGTATGAATCAATTTATTCTGGCGCAAGCCACAGTTTCGCCACCCGCCGACTGGGTACTGTTCTGGGGGCACTTTCACCCACTTATTGTCCATCTGCCCATCGGCTTTCTGCTGATTGCAGGTCTGCTCGAACTGGATCGACTAACCCGCCGTAATACGGTCAGCCAGCACACGATAACGCTTATTTTGTTCTGGTCGGCCGTAAGCGCGACGCTGGCCTGCTTGTTTGGGTACATGCTTTCGCTGGGTGGCGGCTACGAAGCCGAAACCCTGGATTCCCACAAATGGGAAGGTATTGGGGTAGCCGTTTTTGCGTGGCTGGCCTGGGCCGTAAAATCCGAAAACCTGGGCCGTATCATCCCCATAGCGCAATTAGCTTACTTACCCGCTCTTGGTGTTGCACTTTTGCTCCTATTGGCTGCGGGGCATAATGGGGGGAATTTGACCCACGGCTCCGATTACCTTACCCAGTACGCGCCCGGCCCAATCCGCTCTTTAGCCGGGCTACCTCCCAAACAACCAGCCTTTAAGGCTGAACCCATCAAGGATGTCAATCAGGCCATGGTCTATCAGCAGATCGTAAATCCGATTCTGCAAACCCGCTGTGTACAATGCCATAATGCCGATAAATCGAAAGCTAACCTCCGGCTCGACAGTCCGGAGATGATAAAGAAGGGCTATGAAGATGGGCCCGTCCTTGTAGCAGGGAAAAGCGCCAACAGCGAATTAATAAAGGTCTGCCTGCTCCCGGTAGAAGACGATCATCACATGCCCCCCAAGGGCAAAAACCAGTTGAGCGAAGGTCAAATCTCGCTGTTAACCTGGTGGATTGAGCAGGGAGCTCCGTTCGACAAAAAAGTGTCGGATTTGACCGTCAACGATGCCATTCGTCCAGTCCTGGCTTCGCTAAATGGAGGTGGGCCTATCGAAGCAGGAGGTTCAACAGTAGCGTCTGCTCCCGCACCCGAATCACCCGTGTTAACCATGAAGATGGAAGCCGCCGACCCCAAAGCGGTTGATGAGTTAAAGAAAGCGGGCCTGTTGGTATTACCTCTCTCGAAAGAACAAAATCAGCTCGAAGTCAGCGCCGTAAACGCCCGCAGTTTCAACGACGCCCAGGCGGCTTTACTGCCTAAAGTCAGCAAGCAGTTGGTCTGGCTAAAACTGGGCGATACACAAATCTCAGATGGTGCTCTGGCCCAGGTAGCCAAGCTTGAAAACCTACAAAAATTACATCTGGAACAGACCAAAATTACCGATGCAGGGCTAAAACAGCTTAAGAATCTACCCAACCTCGAATACCTGAACTTATATGGTACGGGTGTTACGGATGCTGGTCTGACGGAATTAACAAGTCTGAAAAACCTTAAAACGGTTTATCTCTGGCAAACCAAAGTAACAGATCAGGGTGTAGCGAACTTAAAAAAGGCAATGCCTAAACTGGATGTAATCGGTGGACTCAGCGAACAGGCGATAGCCGAACTGGCTAAAACGGCGGAACCAGCCAAATAGTCCAATTAATTAGGGCTCAATACGTATTTATTATTTCGAGACAGAAGCAATCTCAAGCTTACTCAACAGGCAAGTTTAAGATTTCTCCTGCCTCGAAATAATAAAAAATGGCCGAACTTTTTCTGTACATGAAAAAGCTTGAACAACATACCTACTAACTAATCGGCACGTTTTTGTATTTTTCTTTGTTATTTTTGTAACAGTATCCCAACGCTTTGTCCTGTTTGTATGCTCATTTGGTCTGACATACGCTTCCGATACGTTGTGCTTAGCGCAACAATTGGCCTCTTTGGGGCTTCCATCTGGTTGACGTCTTGCCGAACATCCATCGAAAAACCGGCTGAACTTGTTGCCGTTGAAGCTAACCTACCTGTAAAAGTCGATTACAACCTGCACGTTAAGCCCATCCTCTCGGATCGGTGTTTTGCGTGTCATGGTCCCGATAAAGCCAAACAACAGGCAGGTCTGCGACTGGACACGCCCGAAGGTGCTTACGAAGCTTTAGAAAAAACGGGACATACCGCCATCGTCCCCGGCAATCTGGCCAAAAGCGAGCTGGCCCATCGTATCCTCAGCACCGACCCGGAGGAAATGATGCCAACACCCAAGTCGAATCTGAGCCTGACAACTGAAGAAAAAGCCCTTTTGCTGCGTTGGATCGAACAGGGCGCCGAGTACAAAGAGCACTGGTCGCTGATTGCGCCAACGATGCCGGAAATTCCAAAGGTGAAAAACCAGCAATGGGTCAAAAACGACATCGACCGATTCATCCTGGCCAAGCAGGAAGCCAAAAAGCTGGAGCACGCACCCGAAGCTGACAAGACAACCCTGCTTCGACGGGTAAGCCTGGATCTGATTGGCCTGCCACCTACCCCTGCCGAAATTGACGCGTTCATAGCTGATAAATCCCCCAATGCGTATGAGAAAGTCGTTAATCGGCTGCTCAACAATCCGCATTATGGCGAACGACAGGCTGTCGAATGGCTCGACGTAGCTCACTATGCCGATACGCATGGCTATCAGGACGATGGCCTTCGGACGATGTGGCCCTATCGGGATTGGGTCATTCGGGCCTACAACCGTAACCTCTCGTTCGACCGATTTATTACCTGGCAGCTGGCGGGCGACCTGTTACCCAATCCGAACCGTGATCAGCTTATTGCAACAGCCTTCAACCGCAATCACCAGCAGAGTCAGGAAGGCGGTATTGTCGATGAAGAGTACCGGGTTGAATACGTAGCCGATCGCACCAATACGTTCGGGAAGGCCATGCTCGGCCTAACGGTCGAATGCGCCCGCTGCCACGATCACAAGTACGATCCAATCAGCCAGAAAGATTATTACTCGCTGTTCGCTTTTTTTAACAGCAATAATGACCGGGGACAAATACCGTACAATGGTGAAGCCGCACCAACCATTACGCTGACCAAGCCCGAAACGGACGCCAAACTTAAGTTCATACGCGAGCGTCTTACGCCACTTGAACAGCAGCTTAACCCCAATCGGCCTGCTTATCAGAAGCGGTTCGGTCAATGGCTGGGCCAAGCCGTCAAACGACCGCTTTCAACCATCGACTCGGGCCTGATTGCCCACTATACCTTTGACGAAGCTGACCGAACCGACATTAGCGCCTTCGTAAAAGCGGATCGGGAAAAACGAAAGCTAGAAGACGAAAAGCGTAAAAAGGAAGAGGAAACGCGAGCCAAATCCAAAAAATCGGTCGAAAAGCAGCCCGAAAAGAAAGAGCCTCCTAAGCGCAAAACGAAGGAAGAACTCTGGAAAGATCCGAGAAATGCCTTCGAAAACTCGGTCAACGATACCATTCCTGCTCGCTTAAGTGGTGACCCCGATAAGGTTCCTTACGCTGTTCCGGGACGGTTTGGCAAAGCCCGTTTCCTACCTGGCGACAGCTATATTGAATTACCGTCAAAATTTGGAGTCTTCGAACAAAACGAACCCTTCTCGATCAGTAGCTGGTTCAACCTGGCGAAGCCGAATATGGCACTAACCTTCCTGGGACGGACTACCGGGCCGATGGATGGACAACGGGGTTACCAGCTCGACCTGCTGGCTGACGGCCGCCTGAAGCTGACGCTCAGCCACGTTTGGCCGTCCAACGCTATTGATGTTGAAACGATTGAGAAAGTACCCGTTCATCAGTGGTTTCAAGTGGCTTTTACCTACGATGGCATGGGGCAGGCTCAGGGCGTGCATCTGTATCTGAATGGGAAGCCGATGCATACGAAAATCGTCGCCGACCATCTGATTCACAGTATGGTATGGGGTAAAGACCGCACCCACTGGGCCCAACATTCGTTTTATGTAGGCCGGATGCATGATAACTTCTACAAAGATTTTGCCGTTGATGAACTCCGCATTTACAATCGGTGTCTGACACCGCTGGAAATACCCCGGCTGGCTGGTCAGGCCGATGCGCTGGCGAATGCGTTGCGTACCGCCAACCGAACACCCGAACAGCGGTCAGGTTTGTATAACTACTATGTGGCTACCCAGGATCCTATATATCGGAATACCTTTGCCCAAGCTATGAAACTACGCGGGGAA
This window of the Spirosoma aerolatum genome carries:
- a CDS encoding DUF4890 domain-containing protein: MIKKLMLSGLMLSLLSLPLLAQTATSEAPAQTSPRMGRGRTMQSYQAADPATRAQRMTDRMKQQLGLDDATTKKVYDATLARAQKVDAIQKGSDDNKAKAQSLKANADDYKAKLKAILTPDQFAKLESMRSQMRKEHRGPGDANNEQDNN
- a CDS encoding GAF domain-containing protein, with amino-acid sequence MAETLIIPQTTDRKAIYESLIPQLTALVEGEPDLVANLANIAAALKEAFGFFWVGFYLKKNDQLVLGPFQGPIACTRIPFNKGVCGAAYTRKETILVPDVEQFPGHIACSSASKSEIVVPVFDNAGNVTMVLDVDSDRLNDFSPTDADGLEKIVRLITSLQTT
- a CDS encoding leucine-rich repeat domain-containing protein — protein: MNQFILAQATVSPPADWVLFWGHFHPLIVHLPIGFLLIAGLLELDRLTRRNTVSQHTITLILFWSAVSATLACLFGYMLSLGGGYEAETLDSHKWEGIGVAVFAWLAWAVKSENLGRIIPIAQLAYLPALGVALLLLLAAGHNGGNLTHGSDYLTQYAPGPIRSLAGLPPKQPAFKAEPIKDVNQAMVYQQIVNPILQTRCVQCHNADKSKANLRLDSPEMIKKGYEDGPVLVAGKSANSELIKVCLLPVEDDHHMPPKGKNQLSEGQISLLTWWIEQGAPFDKKVSDLTVNDAIRPVLASLNGGGPIEAGGSTVASAPAPESPVLTMKMEAADPKAVDELKKAGLLVLPLSKEQNQLEVSAVNARSFNDAQAALLPKVSKQLVWLKLGDTQISDGALAQVAKLENLQKLHLEQTKITDAGLKQLKNLPNLEYLNLYGTGVTDAGLTELTSLKNLKTVYLWQTKVTDQGVANLKKAMPKLDVIGGLSEQAIAELAKTAEPAK
- a CDS encoding DUF1553 domain-containing protein, producing the protein MLIWSDIRFRYVVLSATIGLFGASIWLTSCRTSIEKPAELVAVEANLPVKVDYNLHVKPILSDRCFACHGPDKAKQQAGLRLDTPEGAYEALEKTGHTAIVPGNLAKSELAHRILSTDPEEMMPTPKSNLSLTTEEKALLLRWIEQGAEYKEHWSLIAPTMPEIPKVKNQQWVKNDIDRFILAKQEAKKLEHAPEADKTTLLRRVSLDLIGLPPTPAEIDAFIADKSPNAYEKVVNRLLNNPHYGERQAVEWLDVAHYADTHGYQDDGLRTMWPYRDWVIRAYNRNLSFDRFITWQLAGDLLPNPNRDQLIATAFNRNHQQSQEGGIVDEEYRVEYVADRTNTFGKAMLGLTVECARCHDHKYDPISQKDYYSLFAFFNSNNDRGQIPYNGEAAPTITLTKPETDAKLKFIRERLTPLEQQLNPNRPAYQKRFGQWLGQAVKRPLSTIDSGLIAHYTFDEADRTDISAFVKADREKRKLEDEKRKKEEETRAKSKKSVEKQPEKKEPPKRKTKEELWKDPRNAFENSVNDTIPARLSGDPDKVPYAVPGRFGKARFLPGDSYIELPSKFGVFEQNEPFSISSWFNLAKPNMALTFLGRTTGPMDGQRGYQLDLLADGRLKLTLSHVWPSNAIDVETIEKVPVHQWFQVAFTYDGMGQAQGVHLYLNGKPMHTKIVADHLIHSMVWGKDRTHWAQHSFYVGRMHDNFYKDFAVDELRIYNRCLTPLEIPRLAGQADALANALRTANRTPEQRSGLYNYYVATQDPIYRNTFAQAMKLRGEQIMLYTNSDQVMVMEERKTPRETHLLKRGAYDAPGEVVTPAVLHSLNPLDDDLPKNRLGLAQWLLSDKNPLFSRVIVNRVWQQYFGQGLAKNSDDFGNQGALPSHPELLDYLAVQFRESGWNLKALHKEIVMSATYRQSSTVSEKAREADPDDVYLTRGASYRMSAEQVRDNALAVSGLLTQRIGGPSVHPYQPAGIWEALATRNAVKYVQNHKDSLYRRSMYTIWKRSSPPPMMLNFDAAERHTCIVKRQKTNTPLQALVTLNDPQFVEAARVLAQRAGQQDASNKDERKVINELFKSVISRPARAEEVTLMQQLYAEELADFKKNPKRAVELLSVGEYPVDTHQNPAELAAWTVVSSTLMNFDEAIIKR
- a CDS encoding NHL repeat-containing protein yields the protein MASFLSRRSFAKQAALATASTLATPTILSANPYQHKADTVVLGHNGFKYRVVPGWGVLDAAKNPVNDCHEMVQDAKGRIILLTNETKNNILIYDKSGKLLDTWGHDYPGGHGLTIAGEGADQYLLIADPERHQVIKTDLTGRELLKIDYPRETGKYDYPTLFKPTETTVNPANGDIYVVDGYGLNYVMQYDKNGKLIRFWGGKGETNDTFDCCHGIVVDRRNAANPILLITDRRHNALKRFSLDGKYLSTIALPGSYICRPVIHGNSLYGAVFRSTSDAYPDSGYITILDKNDRVVSTPGGTEPVYQDGKLGEQRKDRTNSPFLHPHDVLVDEDENVYVAQWASKKTYPIKLERVA